Genomic DNA from uncultured Fretibacterium sp.:
GCCCCGCCCGCCGGGCGCGGATCCCGAAGGGGCGCGTCTTGCGCTCTTTTCTTGCTTTTTCCGCTCCGGAATGGTTTTTCCCTTGGGCGTGCCCGAGGTGGGCGTCCTTTCCCGCCCCGTTCATGGGGCACCGGTTTGAATTCCGCTGTTTTTGAGGTGATCGAGATATGATGGTGTATGACGAAAAGGATTTCAGCGTCTCATGGTAAGATTGCCGAAGGAGGGAGGGGAAGCTCCCAAAAGACGGGGACGTCCCCCAAAGAAGGTGCTTGAGGAGGTACTCGAGGCGCAGCAGGAGCCGGCCGGGGACGCCGCGTTCATCGGTGCGGCGGGGAGCCCGGCCGCAGCTGAGGTTGAACCGGCTCCCAAGGTGACCCGTCCGCGCGGGCGTCCCAGGAAGGTCGTCCCGCCGGTGGAGCCGCCGGCCCCGGTGGCCCAAGCTGATCAAGCCGTAGAGGCGCCGCCGTCGGCTGCGCTTCCGGCTGACGTTCCACCGCCGGTCCCCGAGCTTTCGCCCGAGCCGGCGGAACCGGTGGAGGCCGCGGAGGCGCTTGCAGCCGCGGAGCCTGCCGATCCCGTAGTATCCGTGCTCAGGCCTGTGGAACCGTTCATCCACCCCAAGCCCAAGCATACCTACGGCTACCTGGCCTCCAAGAGCCTCGTGGAACTCCGCAAGATAGGCCGGGAGTTCAACGTTTCCGGGCCCACGACCCTGCGGAAGGACGACCTGATTATCTCCATCCTGAGGGCCCAGGCGGAGAGCATGAACTACCGCTTTGGGGGCGGGACCCTCGAGATCCTGCCGGAGGGGTTCGGGTTCCTGCGTCCCAAGGGGATGTTGCCGACAGACAATGACGTCTACCTGTCGGTCTCACAAATACGGCGCTTCGGCCTGCGCAATGGGGACGTGATTTGGGGCCTGATTCGGCCCCCGCGGGAGCAGGAACACTACGAGGCCCTGCTGAGGGTGGAGACGGTCAACTTCTCGGACCCCGAGCACTCCCGGCGGCGCGCCATGTTCGGCCAGCTCACCCCGATCTTCCCCAACGTCCGCATCAATATGGAGAACAGCCCCGGCGACTGGGCCACGCGGCTGGTGGACATGTTCGCGCCCATCGGGCTGGGACAGCGGGCCCTGATCGTCTCGCCGCCCAAGGCGGGCAAGACGACGCTGATTAAGCGGATCGCCAGGGCTATTGCCACGAACTATCCGGACATCATCCTGATGGCCCTTCTCATCGACGAGCGGCCCGAGGAGGTGACCGACATCTCCCGGTCCGTGGACGGGGAGGTGATTGCCTCGACCTTCGACCGCCCCGCGGACGAGCATATCCGGGTTGCGAACCTTGCGCTGGAAAAGGCGAAGAGGCTCGTGGAGGCCAAGAGGGACGTGGTCATTCTCCTGGACTCGATCACGCGCCTGGCACGGGCCTCCAACCTCACGGTCCCCCCGTCGGGGCGGACGCTCTCGGGCGGACTCGACCCCTCGGGGCTCTACTTCCCCAAGCGATTTTTCGGCGCGGCCCGCAACTTCGAGGAGGGGGGCAGCCTGACGATCGTCGGCACGGCCCTGACGGATACGGGGAGCCGCATGGACGACGTCATCTACGAGGAATTCAAGGGCACGGGCAACATGGAGCTGCATCTGTCGCGCAAGTTGGCGGAACAGCGCATCTTCCCCGCCATAGACATCACCCGCTCGGGGACGAGGCGGGAGGAGCTATTGATCCCGGAGGACGAACTGGCCCGGCTGTGGGTCCTCCGTAAGCGCATCGTGGGGGTCGACGAGGCCGGGGCGTTGAGCCTGATCCTGGACAAGCTGCGTCAGACCCGCAGCAACCGCGAGTTCCTGATGTCCATAAAGCTCTCATAAGTGGGGAGAACTCCTTCTCCCTCTTATGACGTTCCATGGCCGTCTCCCGCGTTCGGCTGGGGGACGGGTATGCTATAATGCTGCCCGAGACGTATTCTTCCGCTCTTCCTGATGGCGGGGACAAAAACCGGACGCGCGAGGTCCGGTCGGGGCCGTACATCCGTTGACAAAGAGATCGGTACCGGAAATCGGTATTGCGGGTCAGGGTGTCGGCGTCCGTTTTTAGGTCAGGGGGAATGTTTGTTGAAAACATTCGACGCTAAGAAAAAGGCCCGTAAGTTCAAGGCATCGAAGTCGAAGGGGCCGGCTTCTCCGGAGGGCTTCTCCTGGGGGTTTTGCGCCGTAGTATGCTGCACGATGGGATTGGCCGCTTTTCTGATGTTTTCCGCGTGGGGCCGGTTCTCCGGGGTCGCGTGGGGGAGCCTGGTGGAGAACCGGAACGACCTTCCGGTGGAGAACGAGGGGTTCGTCTCCGTCGATATGAGCGACGCCTACGAGGAGGGCAAGGGCCTTGTCTCTATCCCCCCTGATGTATCCTCCCTTTCCAGCGACCTGACCGCCAGGTCGGCCGCTCTGCTAAAGCCGCAGGCGCCTCAGGTCCCCGCGTCCGAGGCGAAGGAGGGCGGGCAGTCCCTGTTGCTTCCCGTCGCCGATATCGCCGAGGACTTCGGCCCTCTTCCCAAGGACCTCTCCAATTTTGAATCGATCATCCTGAACACCCAGGACGACGGCACTCGCCTCCCCGAGGACGGGGTGTCGGAGGATGTCATGGAGTCGGAGGCGCAGGACGGGGATATTCGCCTGACGGACGTGGGCGTCGCTTGGAAGGAGCATATCGTCAAGTCCGGCGAGACCCTGTCGGACATAGCCCTCAGCTACGCCGGGGTGACGGCCCAGGACATCCTTCGCTCCAACGGGCTGAAGGACGCCAATCGTCTGGCCGCAAACCAACTTCTCCTGATCCCCAACACGCCGGACGACGTCGAGGCGACGCTGGAGGAGGTCCGTACGCGGCAGTTCCGCATCGCCTCGCTTCGCGAGGAGGTCCGGCCCCTGAAGGTCCTGGCCTATGTTGTGGTGCAGGGGGACAGCCTCTGGTCCATCGCCAACGCCCAGAACATCGAGCTGGATACCTTGGTGGGCAGCAACACCTTCAAGAGCTCCGCCACCCTCCGCCCCGGCGTGGTGCTTCGTATCCCCAACCAGGACGGCATCTTCTACACGATGCGCAAGGGGGACAGGATCGAGCTCATCTGCAAGCGTTATCAGGTTGGTCTCGACCGGGTGCGCAAGGTCAATCCGACGATGGACGTTGTATCCTTGAGGCCGGGCGACGAGGTCTTCCTGCCGGGAGCCCGTCCGGAGGCCGTCGCGGAGGTCCGGGTGGAGAACAAGAAGGTCAAGCTCGTCCCCGTCAGAGAGAAGGACGTTCCTCAGAAGGGCGGGCGATCCTATCGATGGCCTGTGATGGGGCGTATCAACAGCCCCTTCGGCTGGAGGCGTCATCCGGTTACGCGGCGCCGGGACTTCCACACGGGCATCGACATCAAGGCGAGCCGGGGCATGGTGATCCGGTCGGCGCGCGATGGGCGCGTGGCCTATTCGGGATGGATGGGCGGATACGGCAAGGTCGTCGTGGTGGAGCACACGGGTGGGCAGTCCACGCTTTACGCCCATTGCAGCTCGCTTCTGGTGCCTCAGGGCACGAAGATATCCCAGGGGCAGAATATCGCCAGGGTTGGGACGACTGGAAGGTCCACGGGGCCGCACCTTCACTTCGAGGTCCGAAGGGGCAACAGCCCGGTCAACCCGCTGCAGTATCTGAAATAAGCGGCAGTATCCGAAGCGGAGGCCGGTTTATATCGTCCGAGAGGAGTCGGGCAGGGGACCAGAAGTTTTTTTTTTCTGGTCCCGTTTTGTATTTTTGGAGCAGGGGGATTTTGGGCTATCCGAATTCGGATGGCCGGGAGGGCGACAGGCAATGGCGAAGTACGTTTTCATCACGGGCGGGGTGGTCTCCTCCCTGGGTAAGGGCATCACGGCGGGATCGGTGGGAACCCTTCTGAAGAAGCGGGGCCTCAGGGTATCCATCATCAAGATGGATCCCTATCTGAACGTGGATGCGGGGACGATGAACCCCTTCCAGCACGGCGAGGTCTTCGTCACCGACGACGGGGCGGAGACGGATCTGGACCTTGGGCATTACGAGCGTTTTATCGACGAGACCCTTGGCGAGCAAAACAGCATCACGACCGGAAAGATCTATTCGCACGTGATCGACAGGGAGCGCAGGGGCGCCTACCTGGGCGGGACGGTCCAGGTGATTCCCCACATCACCAACGACATCCAGGAGCGGCTGGTCCGGGCGGGGGAGCAGCAGGACGTCCTGATCGTGGAGATCGGCGGGACGGTGGGGGACATCGAGGGGCAGCCCTTCCTCGAGGCAATCCGGCAGATGGCGAACCGCGTGGGCCGTGAGAACGTGGTCTACTGTCATGTGACGCTCGTCCCATGGCTGGAGGCGGCCCAGGAGCTCAAGACGAAGCCGACGCAGCACAGCGTCCAGGAGCTGCGGCGCATCGGAATCCTCCCGAATATCCTGGTCTGCCGCACGAGTCGTCCCATGGACCAGGAGATGAAGAACAAGATCGCCCTGTTCTGCACGGTCCCGTCCGAGGCCGTGATCGAGGTGCGGGACGAGCCCACGATCTACAACGTCCCGTTCAGCCTGCACCGTCAGGGGCTGGACGCGCAAATACTCCGCGCCCTCGGCCTTCCGTGCGGGGGGGAGCCCGACCTCTCGGATTGGCGCAGGGTCGTGGACCGCTTCATGAACGCCCCGGATGCGGTGGAAATAGCCCTGGTGGGCAAGTACGTCCAGCACAAGGACGCCTATCTCAGCGTCGTGGAGGCCCTGTACCACGCGGGGGTGCACCATGGCGTCAAGGTTCGGGTCCGCGCGGTGGAGTCGGCGGAGCTCGAGTCCTCCGATGTTGGGAAGAGCCTGAGGGACGTCGACGGCGTCCTGATCCCCGGCGGCTTCGGCTCACGGGGGATCGAGGGGATGATCGGCGCTATTCGGTACGCCCGTGAGGAGGGGATCCCCCTGTTCGGGATCTGCCTGGGCATGCAGATGATGGTGGTCGAGTATGCCCGCAACGTCTGTGCCCTGGCGGGGGCGCACAGCGAGGAGATGGATCCGGCGTCCCTTCACCCCGTCATTCATTTGATGCAGGAACAGGCCCATATTGATAAAATGGGCGGGACGATGCGCCTCGGGGCCTACGCCTGCGACCTCGTGCCCGGAACCCTGGCGGCGCGGTGCTATGGCGTCCTGGAGATCAGCGAACGCCATCGTCACCGCTATGAGTTCAACAATGCGTATCGGGAGCGGCTGGAGGCGGGGGGTCTCCGGGTCTCCGGGGTCTGCCGCGGGCGGAACCTCGTGGAGATCGTCGAGTTGCCGGGGCATCCCTGGTACCTCGGGGGACAGTTTCACGGGGAGCTGAAGTCCAGGCCGACGCGCCCACATCCGCTCTTCGCGGACTTCATCGGCGCGGCGATCCGGCGCCGGCACGGCGGGGAGGGGCGGTAGTCCGCCCTTCAGTGTTTCCCTAGATGTGGAGGAGGTAGCGATTTGATCAGAAAAAATTTGTGTGGACTGTTGGTGGGGGCGGCGATGCTGTGTCTGCTGATCTCCCCCTGTGCGGCGGCGGGTCCTGAGGACGATAAGAGCGCCTCCGTCCTGATGATGGAGCGGATTGAGACGATCATCTACGGCGAGCCGAACAAGGGCGGCCTGGTCGAGCGGCTAAACGGGATCGAGAGGGAGCTCTTCGGCCGCAGCCTGCCGGGCAGCATCGCCGAGCGTCATGCGGCGATCCTCAACTTTCTGGAGACGGGGACCGAGGAGCAGCCCTCCATGCTCTTCAAAATAGGGGTTGCGGAGTGGATCCTGGGCAAGAACATCTATGCGTCCCGGCCCGCCCTGAGGCGCCTCGAGACCCTGGAGAACGATATGGACGGGGACCTCCAGTACGGCAAACCCGTGGCGATGCGCGTCGAGCGTATCCTGGCCATGCTGGTCTCCGACCCCGTGATGTTCCGCCAGGTCACGCTGCCGGGGGCGACGGTGCTGAAGCTCCGCTTCATGGAGGAGCTGAGCCCCGCGAAGAACCAGAAGGGGGACAAGGTCCGCCTGGCGCTGACCGACGACCTCGTCGTGGACGACTGCCTGGTCGCCCCGCGTGGGTCCCTGCTCGACACCACGGTTCGCGAGGTCAAGAAGCCCAGGCCCTTCGGCGTGCCTGGGGAGGTCCGTCTCGATTTCAACGCCCTGGTCCCCCTGGGCCCGCAGAGGCTGAGGGTGGTCATGGGAGATGCCTCCCATAAGGCTGCGGAGGACGCCCGCAAGCGCGGGGAAAAGGGCGAGGGGGCCATTATCGGCGCCGGGGCGGCCAGCATCGCCGGAGCGGCGCTCCTGGGGCCCGTCGGCCTCATCGGGGGGCTCTTCGTGCGAGGCAACTCCATCCGCATCCCGGAGGGGTCCATCGCCTTCGTACAGACCTCGGACGACGTGACGGTCTCCGCCTATCCCATTCCGGAGAGCCTGCGCGTGGACCCGGGGACGGCCATACGCCAGACCGTGAGCGGCGGGGCGTCCGAGGGGGAGCCCACGCCCGCCCCCGCCGACAGGGACATCATCATAAAGAAGAACCTGTCCGGTCCGACTTCGCAGCCTGGAAAGGCCCCGAAATCCGAGGATACCTTCGAGCTGCCTCCGGAGCAGCGGGTCGATTAGGGAAGCGAACGGGGGTGGGTTTCCCGCCCCGTTTTGAGACGGATGGGGGGAGCGAAGTGGCGGAACCGAACGGCCATGGCGGTGAGGAGGTTAGTTGGGGACGTGGTAGGTGGCGTGTCATGGCTTGTCTTCTGGCCGTGCTGTCCGTCTGCCCTCCGGCCTGCGGAGGCGCGCCGGCCGAGCAGGCGGCAAACCCATTCGGCGAGACGATTCGTGTCCTGGAGCAGTGGACGGTGTCCCATTGGGGGCGAGACTGCTTCGTCTGGATCGTCTATTATCCCGAGGAGCTCATCGAGCCCTGGGTGGAGGCGGAGGCGCTGCGGGTCGGGATGTCCGAGTCCGAACGGCGCGCGTACCGCGACACCTTCGTCTCGGAGCTCCGGATGGATAAGGCGGAGCCCTTCCTCGTCTCGGTCTATTCCTTTGGCGCGAGGCCAGTCAGCCTCGCGCCCGTCTCCGACAACATCCTTCTGGTCACCGCCGCGGGCGATCGAGTGCGGCCCGTCCGCTACGATACGAACCTGGACCAGCCCATGAGGGGCCTGGTCCAGGGGCTGGTCTTTTTCCCCAAGCAGCGGGACACGAATTTTGCCGTGGTCATAAAGGGGATGGGCGGTTACGACGAGCGCCTCTTCTCCTTTGCGCCGGCGGCGTCCTCGGGAGGATGGGAGGATGGCGAACCCGCTCCCGCCCCTGAGGAGACGAGGACCGTGGTCGTCGAGCTGCCGAAGAAGCCCGCCCCCAAAAAGGTCTCGGTGAGGCCCGTCAAGCCTCCGAAGCCGGCCGAGCATCCCGCCGTCCCGATGGCCCCACCACCGTCCGTGCCGCGCCCCATCCCGCCGCTTCTGGCGGAGGACTCGGGCGATATGGCGGTCTTCGTCGAGTCCGTGCGCGATCGCAGCGCCTCGGCGGACAGGAGAGCCGCGGACAAAAAGGAGAGCGCGGTGCCCGAGACGCCCGAGAAAAACGCGCAGAGCGCCTATGTGAGCCGGGAGCAGGTGCTGCGTCAGTTTCTAACCCTGTGGGCGGACAACCGGCCCGATGAGATGTATGCGATGCTCTCCGCGGCGTCGCGGAAGATGCTCTCGCAGGAGAACTTTGCACGGGAGGCCGCGAAGGCCTCGGATTTCCGCGCTGGGCTGAAGGACGGCTATCGCATCGACTGGGTCGGGGAGGAGCGCGCCAGGGTGACTACGGACCGGCGCTTCCTGATGTTCCGTTCCCTCGTCGTCCGCACCCTCGGAGTGACCCGGGAGGGGTCCTCCTGGAGGGTTGTATGGTAAAAGGCCGTATGGCAGCTCGTGCGGTGTCTCCTGTCGAGGGATGCGGCCCCTCCCTGGGGTCTCTTCCGCTGCTTCCGGTGCGTTTGTGGAGGGCGGCATGAAGGGTCGCAGGGGGCTGTTGGCGCTTCTTCTCGCCTGTCTGGGGATCGCCCTTCTGGTTCGCTATGTGATGAGGGACCTGAGCCTTGACGTCGATCTCCTTCGGGAGGGATTGCTGCACATGCCCGGCATTGTCATGGAGAACCTGGAGTTCGACCGGGAGGTCTCCGGGGACCGGTGGCGCGTCCGCCTGCCCCTTGCCGAGAAGCTGGGGGAGCGGGTGATGGTCCGTTCCATCGATATCCGCCGCCGAATGGGGTCCGGGGGGGAATGGTATTTTTTCGGCGCTCAGGGCGTCTATTCGAACGACGAGGGGGCGGCCGTGATTCAGGGGCTCCTGGGGACGCTCGAGACGCCGACGAGGGTGCTGAACCTGGAGAGCCCGAGGCTCGAGTGGCGCGAGGCTGGCAGGGAGTTCTCCTTCCCGCGGGGTTTGACCCTTTATGACGACGAGTTCGTGCTCAGGACCTCGGAGGCCAGTATGGACGAGAGCGGTGTTGTGGTTTTGGAAAAAGGAGGTACGGTCACATGGACGAAACCCTTGAAGTAGCGGGCGCTCCGTTTTCGGGCGCTGCGAGCCGATCCGGCGGGGGATGGGGCCGCCTGCTTTTGACAGCACTCCTGGGACTCTCCCTCTTGGGGGCTCCTCTCCTTGCCTGGGCCGAGGGGGCCGACGAGCCCGGCAAGGTCGTCCTGAACGCCGACAGGGTGTCCTACAACGACGAGACGGGCCAGGCGCGCGCCGAGGGCAGGGCTGTCTTAAACTACGAGGGGGCGACGATACGGGCCGAGCGCATCGAGTACGACGCCCACTCGCAGAAGGTCAAGGCCATGCCCCTGCCGGGTGAGAAGGTGGTCCTCCAGGCCGGGGACAAGTCCCTGGCGGGGGATCGGCTGGACTACGACCTGGAGACGAGGGAGGGCGTCCTGTCCGGGGCGGGGACGAGCCTGCCCGTTGGGGCGGGGACCCTCTATGTCCATGGGGAGGAGATCGAGGTCCTTCCCTGGGACAGGGCGGTCGAGCGGGGGCTTGTCCATGGACGCCCCGGGCGCCCGGACGAGTACCTCGCGGAGTGGCGCAACGTCGTCCTGACGACCTGTGCCCTGGACCACCCGCACTACCGGATCGAGTCGAAGACCATCTCCTTCGTGCCCGGGCGGAGCGTCGTCGCGAAGCGTCCCCGCCTCTACCTGGGAAACACCTACCTCTTCACCTCGCCCATGGATTACGTGGTGCGAATAGACCGCAGGGCCATGAAGTACTCGATCATGCCCTATCTCCAGAACAGCGAGACGCGCGGGACGGGGGGCGGCGTCACGGGGTCGCTCACCTGGGACTCGGGGTCCCTCTCCGTCGGCGTGGCCATCTGGAGCAAGGTGGGGACGGAATGGATGGCGGAGGTGGAGCAGGCCCTGGGCGGGGGGGTCTCCCTCAGGGGGGGCGTAGCCTATTCCTGGGACGAGCTGTGGGACGAGACGGCCTGGCGGCCTTACGCGTCCCTCTCCTTCGAGAGGGGCAGCTGGCGTGCGGCGCTGAACTGGTCCAGAAACGAGTATATCCAGGACCAGAAGGACCTACTGGATGACTACAAGGGGCGGCTCGAGAGGCGTCCGGAGGTTGAGGTGCGCTCGCCGTGGTTTCGGATATCCCCCGAGTCCTGGGTATCGCTCTCGACCTCCTGGGGTTCCTATCGCGAGGAGACCGCGGCCCTGCGGAGCGATGTGATCTCCCGCTGGGGCGCGGGGTTCCGCGGCTATTACGAGAAGGGCCTGGGGGCGGACCTGGACCTTTTTTTCAAGTCTCAGGGCGAGGTCTGGTTCTACGACAAGGACGGCGCGGACCAGCAGATGCTCTGGGGCCTTACGGGGATTCGCTATCGGATCGGGGCCCTGGAGCTGGCGACGGCCTACGAACGCCGCTACGCCTGGGGCGAAGGGGCCATGTTGTGGGACCGCTACCGTGAGAGGGAGCGCCTTCATCAAAAACTGCGTTTCCCTATGGGCCGGGAGGTCTTCGGCCTGGTGCGGGGGAGCTACGACCTCGAGCAATCCGAGATTGACGAGGTCCACTATGCGTTGCAGTGGGTCACCGACTGCATGAAATGGGAACTGAACTACACGGACGACCGGAGCTCCGGAGGGGAGGGGAGGGTGGGGCTGTCCCTCTCCATCCTGGCATTCCCCGACACGCCGGCCTCGTTCGGCCAGGAGGTTGACGAGGACCCGTTCGAGCGGCCCCGGGACCTTCCGGACCGGAAGTGATGGCTGGTGGGGCCCTGATGCGCCCCGCAAAAGGCAGCGGCGGGGGGATAGACGGAGGAGGGCGGCATGACGGAAAACGGAGGCGGGCCTGTCCTTTTGGACCGGCTGAGTGATCGTTTCTTCAAATACCTGTTTGCGAGGGAGGAGCACAAGGACCTTCTCATCGCCTTTCTGAACGAGGTGCTGTTGGATCTCAACCCGGACGGGAGCGCCCGGCGGATCGAGGATGTGACTTATGGGGACCGTGAGAACTCGCCCCTGTACCGGGACACGAAGCTGCCGCGCTTTGACGTGATCGCCAGGGCGGAGGATGGCCGTGTCTTTCACATCGAGGTCCAGGTCGCGAAGGACCCGTATTTTCTGGAGCGCAGCCTTTACTATGCCGCGATGACGTATTCCCTGCAGCCGCAGATAAGCAGAGAGCCAGCGAGGAACGAGCTGTGC
This window encodes:
- a CDS encoding Rpn family recombination-promoting nuclease/putative transposase, with translation MTENGGGPVLLDRLSDRFFKYLFAREEHKDLLIAFLNEVLLDLNPDGSARRIEDVTYGDRENSPLYRDTKLPRFDVIARAEDGRVFHIEVQVAKDPYFLERSLYYAAMTYSLQPQISREPARNELCESLISEKANL
- a CDS encoding LysM peptidoglycan-binding domain-containing M23 family metallopeptidase → MKTFDAKKKARKFKASKSKGPASPEGFSWGFCAVVCCTMGLAAFLMFSAWGRFSGVAWGSLVENRNDLPVENEGFVSVDMSDAYEEGKGLVSIPPDVSSLSSDLTARSAALLKPQAPQVPASEAKEGGQSLLLPVADIAEDFGPLPKDLSNFESIILNTQDDGTRLPEDGVSEDVMESEAQDGDIRLTDVGVAWKEHIVKSGETLSDIALSYAGVTAQDILRSNGLKDANRLAANQLLLIPNTPDDVEATLEEVRTRQFRIASLREEVRPLKVLAYVVVQGDSLWSIANAQNIELDTLVGSNTFKSSATLRPGVVLRIPNQDGIFYTMRKGDRIELICKRYQVGLDRVRKVNPTMDVVSLRPGDEVFLPGARPEAVAEVRVENKKVKLVPVREKDVPQKGGRSYRWPVMGRINSPFGWRRHPVTRRRDFHTGIDIKASRGMVIRSARDGRVAYSGWMGGYGKVVVVEHTGGQSTLYAHCSSLLVPQGTKISQGQNIARVGTTGRSTGPHLHFEVRRGNSPVNPLQYLK
- the rho gene encoding transcription termination factor Rho: MVRLPKEGGEAPKRRGRPPKKVLEEVLEAQQEPAGDAAFIGAAGSPAAAEVEPAPKVTRPRGRPRKVVPPVEPPAPVAQADQAVEAPPSAALPADVPPPVPELSPEPAEPVEAAEALAAAEPADPVVSVLRPVEPFIHPKPKHTYGYLASKSLVELRKIGREFNVSGPTTLRKDDLIISILRAQAESMNYRFGGGTLEILPEGFGFLRPKGMLPTDNDVYLSVSQIRRFGLRNGDVIWGLIRPPREQEHYEALLRVETVNFSDPEHSRRRAMFGQLTPIFPNVRINMENSPGDWATRLVDMFAPIGLGQRALIVSPPKAGKTTLIKRIARAIATNYPDIILMALLIDERPEEVTDISRSVDGEVIASTFDRPADEHIRVANLALEKAKRLVEAKRDVVILLDSITRLARASNLTVPPSGRTLSGGLDPSGLYFPKRFFGAARNFEEGGSLTIVGTALTDTGSRMDDVIYEEFKGTGNMELHLSRKLAEQRIFPAIDITRSGTRREELLIPEDELARLWVLRKRIVGVDEAGALSLILDKLRQTRSNREFLMSIKLS
- a CDS encoding CTP synthase produces the protein MAKYVFITGGVVSSLGKGITAGSVGTLLKKRGLRVSIIKMDPYLNVDAGTMNPFQHGEVFVTDDGAETDLDLGHYERFIDETLGEQNSITTGKIYSHVIDRERRGAYLGGTVQVIPHITNDIQERLVRAGEQQDVLIVEIGGTVGDIEGQPFLEAIRQMANRVGRENVVYCHVTLVPWLEAAQELKTKPTQHSVQELRRIGILPNILVCRTSRPMDQEMKNKIALFCTVPSEAVIEVRDEPTIYNVPFSLHRQGLDAQILRALGLPCGGEPDLSDWRRVVDRFMNAPDAVEIALVGKYVQHKDAYLSVVEALYHAGVHHGVKVRVRAVESAELESSDVGKSLRDVDGVLIPGGFGSRGIEGMIGAIRYAREEGIPLFGICLGMQMMVVEYARNVCALAGAHSEEMDPASLHPVIHLMQEQAHIDKMGGTMRLGAYACDLVPGTLAARCYGVLEISERHRHRYEFNNAYRERLEAGGLRVSGVCRGRNLVEIVELPGHPWYLGGQFHGELKSRPTRPHPLFADFIGAAIRRRHGGEGR